One stretch of Rathayibacter festucae DSM 15932 DNA includes these proteins:
- a CDS encoding nuclear transport factor 2 family protein, whose protein sequence is MTSDSSGFDAAVVAFSAALEGRIDPEVRTFPDLFCEDGTIEVPFDGDGDSAPIVGRPAIERMVAGLAGFLRFERVDFTSVLPTDRPDVLVCEYVGVLVRADMPGAQRRRYISVLTLRDGRIAHIREYGGPFLPADR, encoded by the coding sequence ATGACCTCGGACTCCAGCGGTTTCGACGCGGCGGTCGTCGCGTTCTCGGCCGCCCTCGAAGGGCGGATCGATCCAGAGGTCAGGACCTTCCCCGACCTCTTCTGCGAGGACGGGACGATCGAGGTGCCGTTCGACGGCGACGGCGACAGCGCGCCGATCGTCGGCCGGCCCGCGATCGAGCGCATGGTCGCCGGTCTCGCGGGCTTCCTGCGCTTCGAGCGGGTCGACTTCACCAGCGTCCTGCCGACCGATCGACCCGATGTCCTGGTCTGCGAGTACGTCGGCGTCCTCGTCCGCGCCGACATGCCGGGAGCGCAGCGCCGACGGTACATCTCCGTTCTCACCCTCCGCGACGGAAGGATCGCGCACATCCGCGAGTACGGCGGGCCGTTCCTGCCCGCTGACCGGTGA
- a CDS encoding aldo/keto reductase, with product MKYTRLGNSGLKISSIALGCMSFGDPASGHLQWSLPKDDALPFFRQALELGITFWDTANVYSYGDSERIVGEALRQFTHRDEIVLATKAHFGDTAGSGPGLRVAGLSRKAIMQQIDASLTRLGTDYVDLYQIHRFDPETPIEETMEALHDVVKAGKARYLGASAMWTWQFANMQHAADLHGWTRFVSMQDQYSLLYREEEREMFGLLADQGVGSIPYSPLAKGRVARPAGEQTQRSSDDPVGNSFFADTERDRPVIDAVQRIAEARGVPMAQIAMAWVLGNPVVSAPIIGATKPRHLDDAAAAVDIDLTSDEVTALEEHYRVRPAGGF from the coding sequence ATGAAGTACACCCGCCTCGGCAATTCCGGCCTGAAAATCAGCAGCATCGCGCTCGGCTGCATGAGCTTCGGCGACCCCGCCAGCGGCCACCTCCAGTGGTCACTCCCCAAGGACGATGCGCTGCCGTTCTTCCGGCAGGCGCTCGAGCTCGGCATCACCTTCTGGGACACCGCGAACGTGTACTCCTACGGCGACTCCGAGCGCATCGTCGGCGAGGCGCTGCGCCAGTTCACCCACCGTGACGAGATCGTCCTCGCGACCAAGGCCCACTTCGGCGACACCGCTGGCAGCGGTCCGGGGCTGCGCGTCGCCGGCCTGTCGCGGAAGGCGATCATGCAACAGATCGACGCGTCGCTGACCCGCCTGGGTACCGACTACGTCGACCTGTACCAGATCCACCGCTTCGACCCGGAGACCCCGATCGAGGAGACGATGGAAGCCCTCCACGACGTCGTCAAGGCCGGCAAGGCCCGCTACCTCGGCGCGTCCGCGATGTGGACGTGGCAGTTCGCGAACATGCAGCACGCCGCGGACCTGCACGGCTGGACACGGTTCGTCTCGATGCAGGACCAGTACTCGCTCCTCTACCGCGAGGAGGAGCGCGAGATGTTCGGCCTGCTCGCCGACCAGGGCGTCGGCAGCATCCCCTACAGCCCCCTCGCCAAGGGCCGCGTCGCCCGCCCCGCCGGCGAGCAGACCCAGCGCTCCTCCGACGACCCGGTGGGCAACAGCTTCTTCGCCGACACCGAGCGCGACCGCCCCGTCATCGACGCCGTGCAGCGCATCGCCGAGGCCCGCGGTGTGCCGATGGCGCAGATCGCGATGGCGTGGGTGCTCGGCAACCCCGTCGTCAGCGCACCGATCATCGGTGCGACGAAGCCCCGCCACCTCGACGACGCGGCCGCTGCTGTCGACATCGACCTCACCTCGGACGAGGTCACCGCACTCGAGGAGCACTACCGGGTGCGCCCCGCGGGCGGCTTCTGA
- a CDS encoding helix-turn-helix domain-containing protein, translating into MDTGTEASDFLRTRRDRLTPEAAGLTASATGRRVKGLRREEVATLAGVSAEYYNRMERGKLAGVSESVLYAVARALQLDDSEEQHLFDLARAANAEHALTRPTPKRTPAKFRASNRVQRILDGMSGLPAYARNGRTDIIAMNQLGAALMPGLVPNGNEPANLARYLFLDPSSQEFYGDWERVARDMVSAFRIEAGRTPFDRSLTDLIGELSTRSDPFRTWWASHNVRLHTSATKTLHNPTVGEVEVTGEALTLASEPDITIITYVTEPASVSEERLRVLASWTASTIPTTAPTTTQ; encoded by the coding sequence ATGGACACCGGAACCGAAGCGAGCGACTTCCTGCGCACCCGTCGCGACCGCCTCACCCCCGAAGCGGCCGGCCTCACCGCCTCCGCGACGGGCCGGCGCGTGAAGGGCCTGCGCCGCGAAGAAGTCGCCACCCTCGCCGGGGTCAGCGCGGAGTACTACAACCGGATGGAGCGCGGGAAGCTCGCCGGCGTCTCCGAATCCGTCCTCTACGCCGTCGCGAGGGCGTTGCAGCTCGACGACTCCGAGGAGCAGCACCTGTTCGATCTCGCCCGGGCCGCGAACGCCGAGCACGCCCTGACCCGTCCCACGCCCAAGCGCACCCCCGCGAAGTTCCGTGCCAGCAACCGGGTGCAGCGCATCCTCGACGGGATGAGCGGGCTGCCCGCCTACGCCCGGAACGGCCGCACCGACATCATCGCGATGAACCAGCTCGGCGCCGCCCTCATGCCTGGCCTGGTCCCGAACGGGAACGAGCCGGCGAACCTCGCCCGATACCTCTTCCTCGACCCGTCCTCGCAGGAGTTCTACGGCGACTGGGAGCGCGTCGCCCGCGACATGGTCTCCGCGTTCCGCATCGAAGCCGGCCGCACCCCCTTCGACCGGTCCCTCACCGACCTCATCGGTGAGCTGAGCACCCGCAGCGACCCGTTCCGCACTTGGTGGGCCTCCCACAACGTGCGCCTGCACACCAGCGCCACGAAGACCCTGCACAACCCCACTGTCGGCGAGGTCGAGGTCACCGGCGAAGCACTCACCCTCGCCAGTGAACCGGACATCACGATCATCACCTACGTCACCGAACCCGCCTCCGTGTCGGAAGAACGTCTCCGCGTCCTCGCCAGCTGGACCGCCAGCACCATCCCGACCACGGCACCCACCACGACCCAGTGA
- a CDS encoding aldo/keto reductase yields the protein MSTIPTVTLNTGAEMPQLGFGVFQIPAEDTEQAVIDAITAGYRLIDTAASYANEEAVGRGIAASGVPREELFITSKLWIQRRGEEGAREAITTSLQKLGLDYLDLYLIHQPFGDYYGEWRALEQAHKDGRLRAIGVSNFASDRLVDLIAFTDVVPAVNQMETNPFHQQVDYQELLHAEGVQLEAWAPFAEGKNDLFTNPVLTEIGDAHGKSVAQVVLRWLVQRGVVVVSKSVKPERMQQNLDVLDFELTEEQMGKIAELEAGESLFFSHVDPDMVRWLTGRAEA from the coding sequence GTGAGCACCATCCCCACCGTCACCCTGAACACCGGCGCTGAGATGCCGCAGCTCGGCTTCGGCGTGTTCCAGATCCCCGCCGAGGACACCGAGCAGGCCGTCATCGACGCGATCACGGCCGGCTACCGCCTCATCGACACCGCCGCCTCCTACGCCAACGAGGAGGCTGTCGGCCGCGGCATCGCCGCCAGCGGCGTGCCCCGCGAGGAGCTGTTCATCACCTCGAAGCTGTGGATCCAGCGCCGCGGCGAGGAGGGTGCCCGCGAAGCGATCACCACCTCCCTGCAGAAGCTCGGCCTGGACTACCTCGACCTGTACCTGATCCACCAGCCCTTCGGTGACTACTACGGCGAGTGGCGTGCGCTCGAGCAGGCCCACAAGGACGGCCGGCTCCGCGCGATCGGCGTCTCCAACTTCGCCTCCGACCGCCTCGTGGACCTCATCGCGTTCACCGACGTCGTGCCCGCGGTGAACCAGATGGAGACGAACCCCTTCCACCAGCAGGTCGACTACCAGGAGCTGCTGCACGCCGAGGGAGTGCAGCTCGAGGCGTGGGCGCCGTTCGCCGAGGGCAAGAACGACCTGTTCACGAACCCCGTCCTGACCGAGATCGGTGACGCGCACGGCAAGTCCGTCGCACAGGTCGTGCTCCGCTGGCTCGTCCAGCGCGGCGTCGTGGTCGTCTCCAAGTCCGTCAAGCCCGAGCGCATGCAGCAGAACCTCGACGTCCTCGACTTCGAGCTCACCGAGGAGCAGATGGGGAAGATCGCCGAGCTCGAGGCGGGCGAGTCGCTGTTCTTCTCCCACGTCGACCCCGACATGGTCCGCTGGCTCACCGGCCGCGCCGAAGCGTAA